Sequence from the Anaerolineae bacterium genome:
ACCAGCGGTAAGCGCCGGCCAGTATGCGTTCCTGCTCTACTGCTCATCCTGCTGATGCTCAGCAGTGCGATGGTGGGCGGGTGCCGGCCGGTGACCTCGACGGATGCGGTGAAAATCGGGCTGGTGGCGCCCTTTGAGGGGGCCGGCCGGGAGCTGGGGTATGCGGTCTTGGCGGCGGTGCAGATGGCTATCCGGGAGAAAAATGCCGCCGGCGGCATTGCCGGCCGCCCTATCGAGCTGGTGGCCCTCAATGATGAACTGGAGCCGTGCATGTCCGCCCTGCAGATGGAGAAGCTGGCGTTGGATCCGGCGGTGATGGGCGTCATTGGGCCATGGTCGCCGGCAACATCCTCATCCGCCCTGTCCACGGCCGACAACGCCGGCATACCAGCGATACGTACAACCCCTTGTGCCCAAGGGACGCCGTCCGGCGCCCTCGTCCTCGCTCCTTCCCTCTCTGCCTTTGCCCAGGCGGCACAGATGCGGTTTGGCAGTGCGTCCGATGCCGCCTTCGAGGTGCGCATCGAGGATGAGGAACTGCGCGAGAAGGTGCGGGAGACCTTTGCCGGACAGGGACTGCAGGTCGTGGAGGGCGCGGGGAGGGCTTCTCCGCCGGCCGGCGGTTCGCTGATCGCTGTGCTCGGCCAGGAGGATTTCCAGGACGATACCGTGCTGACAGACGAGCGGTACGCGCAGGTGCTGGTGCTGTACGGGCCGTATGCGCCTTTATTGGGCAGATTACTGCCGCCAGAGCGTCGGCCGGCGGTATATGTGTGGCAGTATGTCTGTCAGGGGGAAGGATACCGGCAGTTTGCCCAACAGTATCTGCGCGAGACGGGGCAGGTACTGCTGGCGCCGGCAGTGCAGGCGTACCGCGCGGCGCGACTGCTTTTCCAGGCGATGGACACAGCCGGGCCGGCGCTCACGCGCGACAAGATTCGTTGGGCGCTGGAAGCCCTGGCAGAGGGAGAGGGAGCGTTGGGTATAGATTGGTGCGCCGGCGCAGGGGTGGACTGGGTGCCGCTGAGCGAGCTTCCATAAGGGGGATTACTATGCGTGTGCTGATGCTTTCCTGGGAATATCCGCCCCACGTGATTGGGGGGCTGGGCAAGCACGTGGCAGAACTGTTGCCGGCGCAGGCCGGCCTGGGGCTGGAGGTACATCTGGTGACGCCGCGTCTGGCCGGCGGGGAACCGCAGGAGCACATCGGGCCGGCGGTGGTGCATCGGGTGGAGCCGGCGCCCCAATCGGAGGCCAACTTTTATACCTATGCCTGGCAGACCAACCTCCTGTTGGAGGAGCGCGCCAGCCGGCTGTGGTCGGAGCTGGGAGGCTTTGACATCATCCATGCCCACGATTGGCTAGTGGCCTTCTCTGCCTGCGCCCTGAAGCGCGTCTATCATACGCCGCTGGTGGCAACCATTCACGCCACCGAGCGGGGCCGGGGGCGCGGGGAACTGCACGGCGAGCAGTCGAGGGCCATCAATGATGTGGAATGGTGGCTGACCTATGAGGCCTGGCGCGTCATTTGCTGTAGCCAGTACATGGCGGAGGAGGTGCGCGGTTACTTCGGGACGCCGGCGGATAAGATTGACGTGATTCCCAACGGCGTGGATCCAACCCCATTCCAGCAGTGGGAGGGGGTTGACCTGTCCGCCTTCCGCGCCATGTACGCCCTGCCGGAGGAGAAGATCGTCTTTTACGTGGGGCGGATCGTGTTTGAGAAGGGGGTGGAGACGCTGGTGCGCGCCGTGCCGCTGGTACTGAAGGATTTTCCACAGGCCAAGTTCGTCATCGCCGGCACCGGCCCTCACCTGGAAACTGTGCAGAGACTCGCTTGGGAGCTGGGGGTTGGGCCCAAGGTGCTCTTCACCGGCCGCATCTCGGATGAGGACCGCAACCGCCTGTTCAAGGTGGCGGACTGTGCGGTCTTCCCCAGCCTGTACGAACCTTTCGGCATCGTCGCCCTGGAGGCCATGGCGGCCAAATGCCCGGTGGTGGTCTCGGAAGTGGGGGGATTGAAAGAGGTGGTCCAGCACGCCGAGACGGGCATTACCGTTTATCCCGGTGATCCGAACTCGGTGGCCTGGGGCATTCTCCACACCCTTCAGCACCCGGAATGGACGCGCCTGCGGGTGGAGAACGCCTACCGCAAGGTGTTGGAAGAGTACAACTGGCCGCGCATCGCCGGCTTGACCATCGGCGTGTACCAACGCGTGGTGGAGGAACGCCGGCGGGTCACCGATTGGTGATGGGACAAGGGCGGGGCGTTCGGGGGACGCCCCGCCCTGCGTTACATGATGGAACGATAGATCAGCGGCGGCGGCGTGACCGGCTTGTCCGACCATGCATAAGCCGCCAGCATGCGCTCTCGCGCCATGGCGATATGTTCTGGGTGGGAGGCGTGGATGGTGAATAGGGGAGCGCCGGCTGTCACCCGGTCGCCGATTTTGGCGTGCAGGATGATGCCCACGGCATGGTCCACCGGGTCGCCCTTTTTGGCGCGGCCGGCGCCCAGCAGGGCAGAGGTCAGCCCCAC
This genomic interval carries:
- a CDS encoding ABC transporter substrate-binding protein, with translation MRNICATRSCTSGKRRPVCVPALLLILLMLSSAMVGGCRPVTSTDAVKIGLVAPFEGAGRELGYAVLAAVQMAIREKNAAGGIAGRPIELVALNDELEPCMSALQMEKLALDPAVMGVIGPWSPATSSSALSTADNAGIPAIRTTPCAQGTPSGALVLAPSLSAFAQAAQMRFGSASDAAFEVRIEDEELREKVRETFAGQGLQVVEGAGRASPPAGGSLIAVLGQEDFQDDTVLTDERYAQVLVLYGPYAPLLGRLLPPERRPAVYVWQYVCQGEGYRQFAQQYLRETGQVLLAPAVQAYRAARLLFQAMDTAGPALTRDKIRWALEALAEGEGALGIDWCAGAGVDWVPLSELP
- a CDS encoding glycosyltransferase family 4 protein — encoded protein: MRVLMLSWEYPPHVIGGLGKHVAELLPAQAGLGLEVHLVTPRLAGGEPQEHIGPAVVHRVEPAPQSEANFYTYAWQTNLLLEERASRLWSELGGFDIIHAHDWLVAFSACALKRVYHTPLVATIHATERGRGRGELHGEQSRAINDVEWWLTYEAWRVICCSQYMAEEVRGYFGTPADKIDVIPNGVDPTPFQQWEGVDLSAFRAMYALPEEKIVFYVGRIVFEKGVETLVRAVPLVLKDFPQAKFVIAGTGPHLETVQRLAWELGVGPKVLFTGRISDEDRNRLFKVADCAVFPSLYEPFGIVALEAMAAKCPVVVSEVGGLKEVVQHAETGITVYPGDPNSVAWGILHTLQHPEWTRLRVENAYRKVLEEYNWPRIAGLTIGVYQRVVEERRRVTDW